A stretch of the Bacillus sp. FJAT-18017 genome encodes the following:
- a CDS encoding DUF1292 domain-containing protein yields the protein MEHGDNQITVVDEDGKEQLYTILTTFDLEEFGKSYVLYYPADADENGDDEIEIHASAFVPGEEGKAGDLIPIETDEEWDRIEEILGAFLDEQEDHED from the coding sequence ATGGAACATGGAGATAACCAAATTACCGTAGTAGATGAGGACGGCAAAGAACAATTGTACACAATCCTCACCACTTTCGATCTGGAAGAGTTCGGAAAGTCATATGTCCTTTATTATCCGGCAGATGCAGATGAAAATGGTGATGATGAAATTGAAATCCATGCTTCAGCCTTTGTTCCTGGAGAAGAAGGTAAAGCAGGAGATTTAATTCCGATCGAAACTGACGAGGAATGGGACAGAATTGAAGAAATCCTTGGCGCGTTCCTGGATGAGCAGGAAGATCACGAGGATTAA
- the recD2 gene encoding SF1B family DNA helicase RecD2, protein MDQQDSLDLFSEQGKYLKGRPFVTIFHNEANMYTVAKIRVDDTNDTYEDREAVVTGYFPKLHDQESYLFYGEFKEHPKFGLQFHVTHFRKDIPQSKQGVIAYLSSEIFKGIGKKTAETIVEVLGEKAISRILNQPSLLDTIPKLPPDKAKMLYDTLMEHQGLEQVMVALNQYGFGPQLSMKIYQVYKETTIEVIQKNPYQLVEDIEGIGFTRADELGFQLGISGSHPHRIKAACLYTLETECMQAGHVYLEARDVLLRVKALLEENKRDVIEFKDITAELIKLEEEGKIAGENQRVYLPSLYFSEKGLVSSIKRILEQKEFGQFPESEFLLALGDLEERLGVEYAPSQKEAIQTAIQSPMMILTGGPGTGKTTVIKGIVELYAELHGCSLEPKDYLKKDEAFPILLAAPTGRAAKRLSESTGLPAVTIHRLLGYTGSETFNHDEEASLEGKLLIVDESSMVDIWLAHQLFKALPESIQVILVGDEDQLPSVGPGQVLKDLLRSERIPTVRLTDIYRQAEGSSIIMLAHEIKNGTVPADLSKQQADRSFIKCNGHQLAQVVEKVALNARNKGYHVRDIQVLAPMYKGPAGIDRLNVILQELFNPNPDGNRKELAFGEVKYRIGDKVLQLVNQPEKNVFNGDIGEIVSIFYAKENTEKQDMVIVSFDGIEVTYTRQDLNQITHAYCTSVHKAQGSEFPIVIFPVTRSYYRMLRRNLIYTAITRSRQFLILCGEEDAFRLGVERNDEMTRQTTLTAKLLDALPAGGESVQHEPEAAAEIVKKVNEPQLEYAAARAEPSYEEMLMKTSPMIGMENISPYDFM, encoded by the coding sequence ATGGACCAGCAGGATTCACTTGATCTTTTTTCCGAACAGGGGAAATATCTCAAGGGACGGCCATTTGTGACCATCTTCCACAATGAAGCAAACATGTATACCGTTGCAAAAATAAGGGTCGACGATACAAATGATACGTATGAAGACCGTGAAGCTGTTGTCACAGGTTACTTCCCAAAGCTGCATGATCAGGAATCGTATTTATTTTACGGGGAATTTAAGGAGCACCCGAAGTTTGGTCTGCAATTTCATGTTACTCATTTCCGAAAAGATATCCCCCAGTCCAAACAGGGTGTAATCGCTTATCTCTCAAGTGAAATCTTTAAAGGAATTGGAAAAAAAACTGCTGAAACCATTGTAGAAGTGCTAGGTGAAAAAGCAATTTCCCGTATTCTGAACCAGCCTTCCCTTCTCGATACAATCCCAAAGCTGCCTCCTGATAAGGCGAAGATGCTTTATGACACGCTAATGGAGCATCAGGGACTTGAACAGGTGATGGTTGCCCTGAATCAATATGGATTCGGGCCGCAGCTTTCAATGAAGATTTATCAGGTTTACAAAGAAACAACGATAGAAGTTATTCAGAAAAACCCATACCAGCTGGTCGAGGACATTGAGGGTATCGGATTTACCAGAGCGGACGAGCTAGGTTTTCAGCTTGGTATTTCCGGCAGCCACCCGCACAGGATAAAGGCAGCGTGCCTTTACACGCTTGAAACGGAGTGTATGCAGGCAGGCCATGTTTATTTGGAAGCACGGGATGTGCTGCTCCGGGTTAAGGCGCTGCTAGAGGAGAACAAGCGAGATGTCATTGAATTCAAGGACATTACAGCGGAATTAATTAAGCTTGAAGAAGAAGGCAAAATTGCTGGAGAAAATCAGCGGGTATACTTGCCCTCTCTTTATTTTTCGGAAAAAGGTCTTGTCTCGAGTATCAAGCGGATTCTCGAACAAAAAGAGTTCGGGCAGTTCCCAGAGTCCGAATTTCTGTTAGCGCTTGGGGACCTGGAAGAAAGGCTTGGCGTCGAATATGCGCCATCGCAAAAGGAAGCAATCCAGACTGCGATCCAATCGCCGATGATGATTTTAACAGGTGGTCCGGGTACTGGAAAGACAACTGTAATAAAGGGAATTGTCGAGCTTTATGCAGAGCTTCACGGCTGCTCCCTCGAGCCAAAGGATTATCTTAAAAAAGATGAGGCTTTTCCAATCCTGCTGGCTGCACCGACTGGACGAGCGGCAAAGCGGCTGAGTGAATCAACAGGACTTCCTGCTGTTACAATCCATAGGCTTCTTGGTTATACAGGTTCAGAAACCTTCAACCATGATGAAGAAGCAAGTCTTGAAGGAAAGCTTCTAATTGTTGATGAATCCTCGATGGTTGATATTTGGCTCGCCCATCAGCTCTTTAAGGCGCTGCCTGAATCTATTCAGGTTATCCTGGTTGGCGATGAAGATCAGCTTCCATCCGTTGGCCCTGGACAGGTTCTAAAGGATTTGCTTAGATCTGAACGGATACCGACAGTCAGGCTGACTGATATTTACCGCCAGGCAGAGGGCTCTTCTATTATCATGCTTGCCCACGAAATAAAGAATGGTACAGTTCCCGCCGACCTTTCCAAACAGCAGGCAGATCGTTCTTTTATAAAATGCAATGGCCACCAGCTTGCACAGGTGGTTGAAAAGGTTGCCCTGAATGCCAGGAATAAGGGGTATCATGTCAGGGATATCCAAGTGCTTGCCCCTATGTATAAGGGTCCTGCTGGCATTGATAGGCTGAATGTCATACTTCAGGAGCTTTTCAACCCTAATCCTGATGGTAATAGAAAGGAACTTGCCTTTGGTGAGGTAAAATACCGGATTGGAGACAAGGTGCTTCAGCTGGTGAATCAGCCAGAAAAGAACGTCTTTAATGGTGACATCGGGGAAATCGTTTCGATTTTTTATGCAAAAGAGAATACTGAAAAGCAGGATATGGTGATTGTCTCATTCGATGGAATTGAGGTCACCTACACTCGCCAGGACTTAAACCAAATTACCCATGCTTATTGCACATCGGTCCATAAAGCGCAGGGAAGCGAGTTCCCAATTGTAATTTTTCCGGTTACGAGAAGCTATTACAGAATGCTGCGCCGGAACTTGATTTATACAGCTATCACCCGCAGCAGGCAATTTTTGATTCTTTGTGGTGAGGAAGATGCCTTCAGGCTTGGAGTAGAACGAAATGACGAAATGACAAGGCAGACAACGCTTACTGCGAAATTACTCGATGCTTTGCCTGCTGGTGGGGAAAGTGTACAGCATGAGCCAGAGGCCGCTGCTGAAATAGTGAAAAAAGTTAATGAACCCCAATTGGAATATGCTGCAGCAAGAGCAGAACCTTCTTATGAGGAAATGCTGATGAAAACGAGCCCGATGATTGGCATGGAAAACATTTCGCCTTATGATTTTATGTGA
- the mltG gene encoding endolytic transglycosylase MltG, with protein MSADKNNGKKEIFRQKMIERQREAKIVRKIVLVITLVAIVLALAIGGGGYLYVKSALEPVDPSSKETKNVVIPIGSSVTGIANELEKNGIIKNARIFKYYVKFKNESGFMAGEYKMTPAMTIPNIIKSLKTGKVVMPEKFRLAIPEGMQLTKIAAAIAKASGESQESVFKTLNNREYITKLMVKYPDLLTKDILNKDIKYPLEGYLYPATYPIYKEKPTVDELVTMMLEKTQSVLAEYNQIRQEKKISTHQLLTMASLIEEEATEKVDRNRISSVFYNRIEAGMPLQTDPTVLYAQGEHKDRVLYKDLEVDSPYNTYKHRGLPPGPIANAGKMSIEAALNPEDTKFYYFLAAKDGKVYFSKTLQEHNKLKAQHITNNN; from the coding sequence ATGTCTGCTGACAAAAACAACGGAAAAAAAGAGATCTTCCGCCAAAAAATGATTGAGCGGCAGCGAGAAGCAAAAATAGTCAGGAAAATTGTCCTTGTAATAACGCTTGTTGCAATTGTGCTTGCGCTGGCAATTGGCGGCGGTGGATACTTATATGTCAAATCTGCGCTAGAACCAGTTGATCCATCGAGCAAGGAAACGAAGAATGTCGTCATTCCTATTGGGTCTTCGGTAACAGGGATTGCGAACGAGCTCGAGAAAAACGGAATTATTAAAAACGCTCGTATTTTTAAATATTATGTCAAATTTAAAAATGAGTCAGGCTTTATGGCTGGGGAATACAAAATGACCCCAGCGATGACGATTCCAAACATTATCAAAAGCTTAAAAACAGGTAAAGTTGTTATGCCTGAAAAATTCCGGTTAGCCATTCCAGAAGGTATGCAGCTTACAAAAATTGCTGCAGCTATTGCAAAAGCTTCAGGTGAATCTCAGGAATCTGTTTTTAAAACGTTGAATAACCGCGAGTATATCACTAAGTTAATGGTGAAGTATCCAGACTTGCTGACAAAAGATATCCTCAATAAAGATATAAAGTATCCGCTTGAGGGATATTTGTATCCGGCAACGTATCCAATTTACAAGGAAAAACCAACTGTTGATGAATTGGTTACTATGATGCTTGAAAAAACTCAGTCTGTTTTGGCTGAATATAATCAAATTCGCCAGGAAAAGAAAATTTCTACTCACCAGCTGCTGACGATGGCTTCACTCATTGAAGAAGAAGCAACTGAAAAGGTTGACCGTAATCGAATCTCAAGTGTATTTTATAATCGGATAGAAGCCGGCATGCCGCTGCAAACAGACCCGACTGTTCTTTATGCACAAGGAGAGCACAAGGACCGTGTCCTTTATAAAGACCTGGAGGTGGACTCCCCTTATAACACTTATAAACATCGAGGACTTCCGCCAGGCCCGATCGCCAATGCTGGTAAAATGTCGATTGAAGCAGCATTGAATCCAGAGGATACAAAATTCTATTATTTCCTTGCTGCTAAAGATGGGAAAGTTTATTTTTCAAAAACGCTTCAGGAACATAACAAACTGAAAGCGCAGCATATCACCAATAATAATTAA
- a CDS encoding tetratricopeptide repeat protein: protein MDKNVKGIELMQAGQLEEAAVAFNEAIEENPADPVGYINFGNLLAATGDDERAMKFFQKALELDDSAAAAYYSIGTLYYNKKSFEKATVMFEAAMKKGLDSSDNFFMLGMSLSQDGKTLLAIPYLQRSVELSPEDVDARFHYGLNLAQENQLDLAIEQFDACIQLDANHADAYYNLGVAYAFKEETSKALGFLNEALRVDPEHSMAASVKQFIEDSLG from the coding sequence ATGGACAAAAATGTAAAAGGAATTGAACTTATGCAGGCGGGGCAGCTTGAAGAAGCGGCAGTCGCCTTCAATGAAGCAATAGAAGAGAATCCGGCAGACCCGGTTGGATATATTAATTTTGGCAATTTACTCGCAGCGACGGGCGATGACGAGCGAGCAATGAAATTTTTCCAAAAAGCATTGGAGCTTGATGATTCCGCAGCAGCTGCCTATTATAGCATCGGAACTCTCTACTACAACAAGAAGAGTTTTGAAAAAGCTACGGTTATGTTTGAAGCGGCTATGAAAAAGGGACTGGATTCGAGCGACAATTTTTTCATGCTTGGAATGTCACTTAGCCAGGATGGCAAAACCCTCCTTGCTATTCCTTATTTGCAAAGAAGTGTTGAGCTTTCACCTGAAGACGTCGATGCACGATTTCACTATGGCCTAAATCTAGCCCAGGAAAATCAGCTCGACCTTGCGATTGAACAATTTGACGCCTGTATTCAATTGGATGCCAACCATGCCGATGCGTACTACAACCTTGGAGTCGCTTACGCTTTTAAAGAGGAAACTTCTAAAGCTCTTGGATTTTTGAATGAGGCTCTTCGGGTTGATCCTGAACATAGTATGGCTGCGAGTGTAAAGCAGTTTATTGAAGACAGCCTTGGCTGA
- a CDS encoding O-methyltransferase gives MLDKKLQAYLESLLPSREGLFSEMEDFAGVNHVPIMEPTGMEALLQVLRILKPERILEIGTAIGYSALRMAEAIPDARVVTIERDEERFRLALNYIDKSGYKARVHPILGDALEVSDKVSGFAPFDALFIDAAKGQYQKFFALYEPYLRTGGVLVTDNVLFKGLVYNEQNDNKRLAKLAEKIHGYNLWLTSQEGFETTILPIGDGVAISYKRG, from the coding sequence TTGTTGGATAAAAAACTGCAGGCATATTTAGAGAGCCTTCTTCCTTCCAGGGAAGGTTTATTCTCTGAAATGGAAGATTTCGCTGGTGTTAACCATGTACCGATCATGGAGCCGACCGGGATGGAAGCATTGCTCCAGGTCCTGAGGATTTTGAAGCCTGAACGGATCCTTGAAATAGGAACAGCAATTGGTTATTCAGCATTGCGAATGGCAGAAGCAATACCTGATGCAAGGGTGGTCACGATTGAACGGGATGAAGAACGGTTTCGGCTTGCCCTGAATTATATTGACAAGAGCGGTTATAAGGCGAGGGTACATCCTATTTTAGGGGATGCACTTGAGGTTTCAGATAAAGTAAGCGGATTTGCACCATTCGACGCATTATTCATTGATGCTGCCAAAGGGCAATATCAGAAATTTTTTGCTTTGTATGAACCCTATTTGCGCACAGGAGGGGTTCTTGTTACCGATAATGTCCTTTTTAAAGGGCTCGTCTATAATGAACAAAATGATAATAAGAGGCTGGCTAAGCTGGCTGAAAAAATACATGGCTACAATCTATGGCTCACCAGCCAGGAAGGCTTTGAAACAACCATCCTTCCGATTGGTGATGGGGTGGCCATAAGTTATAAAAGAGGGTGA
- a CDS encoding IreB family regulatory phosphoprotein, which translates to MSSFDKTMRFNFPEEPFEHDVDEVLFQVHEALQEKGYNPINQIVGYLLSGDPAYIPRHRDARNIIRKLERDEIIEVLVKFYLKQKRGGK; encoded by the coding sequence ATGAGCTCATTCGACAAAACAATGAGATTCAATTTTCCTGAAGAGCCATTTGAACATGATGTAGACGAAGTCCTTTTCCAGGTGCATGAAGCACTTCAGGAAAAAGGGTATAACCCGATCAACCAGATTGTCGGCTACCTGCTTTCTGGTGATCCTGCCTATATACCGCGCCATCGGGATGCACGCAACATCATCAGGAAGCTTGAACGGGATGAAATCATCGAAGTACTGGTGAAGTTTTATCTGAAACAAAAACGCGGAGGCAAATAA
- a CDS encoding AI-2E family transporter gives MNIQLKWFYRIGFFLLLLSTIFVIMILKPFWIPAARLIGFLLTPFITAGFIAYLLHPIVENLHSKGVHRGLAVLVIYIIFFGGTGFALYKGIPAFISQIRELSASAPDFADQYRQVISGLEERTEGWPNGIREKVDGAINSVEARLDSLFDRVAAGFGKLADSILTIAVIPFIAFYMLKDYEVLKRAIWYMTPKKWRRQGERFLKDADESLGGYIRGQLLVCTLMGLISSMLFWLVGLRFPLLLGLVVALTNVIPYFGPIIGAIPAVTIAASMSPKMILVTVGIVFSLQFLEGNILSPYIVGKSLHMHPLLIMLSLLAGGEIGGIPGLILAVPTLAILKVAIIHAKGFFVKVH, from the coding sequence ATGAACATACAATTAAAATGGTTTTACCGGATTGGTTTTTTCCTTCTGTTGCTATCAACGATTTTTGTCATAATGATATTAAAGCCTTTCTGGATTCCTGCTGCCCGCCTAATAGGCTTTTTGTTAACTCCCTTTATTACCGCGGGATTCATCGCATATCTTCTCCACCCAATCGTGGAAAACCTTCACAGCAAAGGCGTTCATCGTGGTTTGGCAGTACTCGTTATTTATATTATCTTTTTTGGCGGTACCGGATTTGCGTTGTATAAGGGAATACCCGCCTTTATCTCACAAATACGCGAACTCTCGGCGAGCGCACCAGATTTTGCCGACCAATATCGCCAAGTTATTTCAGGCCTTGAGGAAAGGACCGAGGGATGGCCAAATGGAATAAGGGAAAAAGTTGACGGAGCGATTAATTCTGTGGAGGCAAGGCTGGATAGTCTCTTTGACCGGGTTGCGGCTGGGTTTGGAAAACTGGCGGATTCAATTTTAACCATTGCAGTGATTCCTTTTATCGCTTTTTACATGCTTAAGGATTATGAAGTGCTGAAGAGGGCAATCTGGTATATGACTCCTAAAAAATGGCGGAGACAAGGTGAACGTTTCCTAAAAGACGCTGATGAGTCGTTAGGAGGCTATATCCGTGGCCAACTACTTGTTTGCACGCTTATGGGACTGATTTCATCCATGCTATTCTGGCTAGTTGGGCTTCGTTTCCCGCTCCTGCTCGGGCTTGTAGTTGCCCTGACCAATGTTATACCTTATTTTGGTCCAATTATTGGTGCGATTCCTGCTGTCACGATAGCTGCCTCTATGTCTCCTAAAATGATTCTTGTTACGGTGGGAATTGTGTTTTCCCTGCAGTTCCTGGAGGGCAATATTTTATCTCCATACATTGTTGGAAAGAGCCTCCACATGCATCCGCTGCTCATTATGCTTTCTCTATTAGCGGGTGGTGAAATTGGAGGGATACCAGGATTGATCCTGGCCGTTCCAACCCTGGCAATCCTGAAAGTAGCAATCATACATGCGAAGGGATTTTTCGTAAAAGTTCATTAA
- the ruvX gene encoding Holliday junction resolvase RuvX has translation MRILGLDVGSKTVGVALSDELGWTAQGLETIKIDEENNEFGFARLGKIIEEYSVSQVVIGYPKNMNGTIGPRAEASQRYADQVESLFSLPVVLWDERMTTMAAERVLLEADMSRKKRKKVIDKMAAVMILQGFLDSKKF, from the coding sequence ATGCGGATATTGGGTTTGGATGTCGGCTCGAAAACAGTCGGCGTCGCCCTCAGCGATGAATTGGGATGGACTGCACAAGGCCTGGAAACAATAAAAATCGATGAGGAAAACAACGAGTTTGGTTTTGCCCGTTTGGGTAAAATTATAGAGGAGTACTCAGTCAGCCAAGTGGTAATCGGATATCCCAAAAACATGAATGGAACAATTGGCCCTCGCGCCGAGGCAAGCCAGCGGTATGCAGACCAGGTTGAAAGCCTGTTTTCCTTACCGGTTGTACTTTGGGATGAACGAATGACAACTATGGCTGCTGAACGAGTCCTTCTCGAAGCAGATATGAGCAGGAAAAAACGGAAGAAGGTCATTGATAAAATGGCTGCAGTCATGATCTTGCAAGGATTTCTTGACAGTAAAAAATTTTGA
- a CDS encoding PRC-barrel domain-containing protein, translated as MRVLRTFGLVKGLPVIAENNGKKLGTVADLCLAEGEVYGLIVNKQNFFKQKLYLDYGKILSIGPDGVMISSEVALEKRLDNPFHTLSHQSPIAGKMVMNREGESLGILNDVYFKEELGTIVGYEISDGFFSDLQDGKKIIKAVGPAKLGKDTIIVTPETT; from the coding sequence GTGAGAGTCTTGCGGACATTCGGATTGGTAAAAGGATTGCCCGTCATAGCTGAAAACAATGGAAAAAAACTTGGGACGGTTGCGGATCTTTGCTTGGCAGAAGGCGAGGTATATGGGCTGATCGTCAACAAACAGAATTTTTTCAAGCAAAAGCTTTATCTTGATTACGGAAAGATTCTATCCATAGGGCCAGATGGAGTCATGATTTCATCAGAAGTAGCTCTTGAGAAAAGGTTGGACAATCCGTTCCATACTCTTTCTCATCAGAGCCCAATTGCCGGAAAAATGGTCATGAACCGCGAAGGCGAATCACTTGGAATCCTTAATGACGTATATTTTAAAGAAGAACTGGGCACAATCGTAGGGTACGAAATTTCGGATGGATTCTTTTCGGACCTGCAGGATGGGAAAAAAATCATCAAGGCGGTCGGGCCCGCGAAGCTTGGAAAGGATACCATCATCGTAACTCCAGAAACAACGTGA
- the alaS gene encoding alanine--tRNA ligase, with the protein MKQLTGSQIRKMFLDFFQEKNHQIEPSASLVPHDDPSLLWINSGVATLKKYFDGRVIPDNPRITNAQKSIRTNDIENVGKTARHHTFFEMLGNFSIGEYFKEEAIEWAWEFLTSEKWMGFDPEKLSVTVHPEDHEAYDYWNKKIGIPVERIIRLEGNFWDIGEGPSGPNTEIFYDRGPEYGDDPTDPELYPGGENDRYLEVWNLVFSQFNHNPDGTYTPLPKKNIDTGMGLERMASVVQNVPTNFDTDLFMPIIRATEEISGAKYGESKESDVAFKVIADHIRTVSFAVGDGALPSNEGRGYVLRRLLRRAVRYAKQIGINRPFMFELVPVVGEIMHDFYPEVKDKQEFIQKVIKNEEERFHETLHEGLAILEGIIKKAKETGSKEISGEDAFRLYDTYGFPVELTEEYAEEGGLGIDYDGFEAEMAAQRERARAARQDVDSMQVQSGILGEITVKSNFVGYDQLETNASVLVILQNGEIVAEASTGEEVQLILDHTPFYAESGGQIADEGFIIGDGVKVFVKDVKKAPNGQNLHRVEIVEGTLKTGQNVAAAVNRENRVRVIKNHTATHLLHQALKDVLGTHVNQAGSLVEAERLRFDFSHFGQVRHEELEAIEKIVNEKIWQNIHVDISLKPIAEAKAMGAMALFGEKYGDIVRVVKVGDYSLELCGGCHVPNTSVIGLFKIVAESGIGAGTRRIEAVTGEAAYELLNSQVGLLKDSAEKLKANPKDLPSRIDGLLGELKQLQRENESLSAKLGHIEASNLTTKAKQVNGITLLSASVQGQDVPGLRGMADDLKQKLGSAVIVLGSANEGKVNLIAAVTQDLIGKGYHAGKLVKEVAVRCEGSGGGRPDMAQAGGKDPAKLESALQFAEEWVKSI; encoded by the coding sequence ATGAAACAATTAACTGGCTCGCAAATCAGGAAGATGTTTCTGGACTTTTTCCAGGAAAAAAATCATCAGATTGAACCAAGCGCTTCGCTTGTTCCCCATGATGATCCATCCCTTCTTTGGATCAACAGCGGAGTCGCAACACTTAAGAAATACTTTGACGGCAGGGTAATTCCGGATAATCCAAGGATCACCAATGCCCAGAAATCAATTAGGACAAATGATATTGAAAACGTCGGAAAAACAGCGCGCCATCATACTTTTTTTGAAATGCTCGGCAATTTTTCAATTGGAGAGTACTTCAAAGAAGAAGCGATTGAGTGGGCATGGGAGTTCCTGACTTCAGAAAAATGGATGGGCTTTGATCCTGAAAAACTATCTGTAACTGTCCATCCGGAAGACCATGAAGCATATGACTATTGGAACAAAAAAATTGGCATTCCCGTGGAAAGAATAATCCGCCTGGAGGGGAACTTCTGGGATATCGGCGAGGGTCCAAGCGGCCCGAATACTGAAATTTTCTATGACCGCGGACCTGAATATGGCGATGACCCAACCGATCCTGAGCTTTATCCTGGCGGGGAAAATGATCGCTATCTTGAAGTATGGAATCTTGTATTTTCGCAATTCAACCATAATCCCGACGGAACGTATACACCGCTTCCAAAGAAGAACATTGATACTGGGATGGGGCTTGAACGGATGGCATCGGTTGTTCAAAACGTTCCAACAAATTTTGATACCGATTTATTTATGCCAATCATCCGTGCGACCGAGGAAATTTCGGGAGCAAAATATGGCGAATCAAAGGAATCAGACGTTGCCTTTAAGGTTATTGCCGACCATATCAGGACTGTTTCATTTGCAGTCGGGGATGGCGCTCTGCCATCAAATGAAGGGCGAGGATATGTTTTAAGGCGCTTGCTCCGACGTGCTGTCCGCTATGCGAAGCAAATAGGGATTAATCGTCCATTTATGTTTGAGTTAGTGCCAGTTGTAGGGGAAATCATGCATGATTTCTATCCTGAGGTTAAGGACAAACAGGAGTTTATCCAAAAGGTAATCAAGAATGAAGAGGAACGCTTCCACGAAACATTGCATGAAGGTCTTGCCATTCTTGAAGGAATAATCAAGAAAGCGAAAGAAACTGGAAGCAAAGAGATTTCAGGCGAAGATGCATTCCGACTATATGATACCTATGGCTTCCCTGTTGAACTGACAGAAGAATATGCAGAAGAAGGCGGGCTTGGGATTGATTACGACGGCTTTGAGGCGGAAATGGCTGCACAGCGGGAACGTGCACGAGCTGCAAGGCAGGATGTTGATTCCATGCAGGTACAAAGCGGGATACTTGGTGAAATTACGGTAAAGAGCAACTTTGTTGGCTATGACCAGCTTGAAACCAATGCAAGTGTCTTAGTTATTCTTCAAAACGGTGAAATTGTTGCTGAAGCTTCAACTGGAGAGGAAGTTCAATTGATTTTGGACCATACGCCATTTTATGCAGAAAGCGGCGGCCAAATTGCAGATGAGGGCTTTATTATAGGTGATGGCGTGAAAGTATTTGTCAAGGACGTCAAAAAAGCGCCGAACGGGCAGAATCTGCATCGTGTGGAAATTGTTGAGGGTACCTTGAAAACCGGCCAAAATGTTGCCGCGGCTGTCAATCGTGAAAACAGGGTAAGAGTTATTAAGAATCATACAGCTACCCACTTGCTTCATCAGGCGTTGAAGGACGTACTTGGGACACATGTAAATCAGGCTGGATCACTTGTTGAAGCAGAACGTCTTCGTTTTGACTTCTCCCATTTTGGCCAGGTAAGACATGAGGAGCTCGAAGCAATCGAAAAAATTGTTAACGAGAAAATTTGGCAAAACATTCATGTGGATATTTCCTTAAAGCCAATCGCAGAGGCAAAGGCAATGGGTGCAATGGCTCTTTTCGGGGAAAAGTATGGAGATATTGTCCGTGTCGTCAAGGTGGGCGACTATAGCCTTGAGCTTTGCGGAGGCTGCCATGTGCCAAATACTTCAGTTATTGGTCTGTTCAAAATTGTCGCAGAAAGTGGAATTGGTGCTGGAACACGCAGGATTGAAGCCGTCACTGGTGAGGCTGCTTATGAGCTATTAAACAGCCAGGTAGGTTTGCTTAAGGATTCTGCGGAAAAATTGAAAGCAAATCCTAAAGACCTTCCGTCACGAATCGATGGCTTGCTTGGCGAGCTTAAACAGCTTCAGCGTGAAAATGAATCCCTTTCTGCAAAGCTTGGCCATATCGAAGCTTCAAATTTAACAACGAAGGCAAAACAGGTAAATGGCATCACATTGCTGTCTGCTAGTGTTCAGGGGCAGGATGTGCCGGGATTGAGAGGAATGGCTGATGACCTTAAACAAAAGCTCGGGTCTGCCGTCATCGTTCTTGGAAGCGCAAATGAAGGAAAAGTAAACTTAATAGCGGCTGTAACTCAAGATTTGATTGGAAAAGGCTACCATGCCGGCAAGCTTGTTAAAGAAGTTGCGGTAAGGTGCGAGGGCAGCGGGGGCGGTCGCCCAGACATGGCCCAGGCAGGCGGAAAAGATCCGGCAAAGCTTGAAAGTGCGCTTCAGTTTGCTGAAGAATGGGTAAAATCAATTTGA